One window from the genome of Alnus glutinosa chromosome 13, dhAlnGlut1.1, whole genome shotgun sequence encodes:
- the LOC133853744 gene encoding uncharacterized protein LOC133853744 — protein MAMTMTTLLYLQNPLFVRKPTKPITSSTPKSHGTLQTQVQKRTNCGAIQNPKAMVALLGAGLALTLVGPASSAELPYLQLTEPANALSLPTWAVHVSSVVEWIAAMALVWQYGEQSGYESWKGLSWGMVPLLGGAFCACTWHFFYNSESLEVLVALQAALTVIGNTTMCIAAFRIYKSSEDSSKNI, from the exons ATGGCTATGACTATGACCACCTTACTCTACCTTCAAAATCCTCTCTTTGTTCGCAAACCCACAAAACCCATTACCTCTTCAACTCCAAAGTCCCATGGAACATTGCAAACCCAAGTCCAGAAGCGTACCAATTGTGGTGCCATCCAGAACCCGAAGGCCATGGTGGCTCTATTAGGGGCGGGTTTGGCACTGACCCTCGTGGGACCCGCCTCATCTGCGGAGCTACCCTATCTGCAACTCACTGAGCCCGCCAATGCTCTCTCCTTGCCCACCTGGGCCGTGCACGTGTCCAGTGTGGTAGAATG gatTGCAGCAATGGCTTTGGTGTGGCAATATGGGGAGCAATCCGGTTATGAGTCTTGGAAAGGACTCTCCTGGGGTATG GTACCCCTGTTAGGTGGAGCATTTTGTGCATGCACATGGcatttcttttataattctGAGTCTCTTGAG GTATTGGTGGCTCTTCAAGCAGCATTAACAGTTATAGGTAATACCACGATGTGTATTGCTGCATTCCGAATATACAAATCATCAGAAGATAGCTCCAAGAATATCTGA
- the LOC133854986 gene encoding protein LITTLE ZIPPER 1-like isoform X1, with product MCINNNEKIIPSGLVLSLERKQPSKRSKVQVHRLTCSRKRFEEEVEKDMELKNLKLYLENQGIIEENEKLRKKASLLHQENLALMYELQKKFSSTLVHKH from the exons ATGTGTATCAACAACAATGAGAAGATCATTCCATCTGGTCTAGTCCTGTCTTTGGAAAGAAAGCAACCATCAAAGCGATCTAAAGTTCAAGTTCACAGGCTTACCTGCag CAGGAAAAGATTTGAAGAAGAGGTAGAAAAGGATATGGAACTAAAGAACCTGAAGCTATATTTGGAGAACCAAGGTATAATTGAAGAGAATGAGAAGCTGAGGAAAAAAGCTAGCCTTCTTCACCAAGAGAACTTAGCCTTAATGTATGAGCTTCAGAAGAAGTTCTCCTCTACCCTTGTTCACAAACACTGA
- the LOC133854986 gene encoding protein LITTLE ZIPPER 1-like isoform X2, protein MCINNNEKIIPSGLVLSLERKQPSKRSKVQVHRLTCRKRFEEEVEKDMELKNLKLYLENQGIIEENEKLRKKASLLHQENLALMYELQKKFSSTLVHKH, encoded by the exons ATGTGTATCAACAACAATGAGAAGATCATTCCATCTGGTCTAGTCCTGTCTTTGGAAAGAAAGCAACCATCAAAGCGATCTAAAGTTCAAGTTCACAGGCTTACCTGCag GAAAAGATTTGAAGAAGAGGTAGAAAAGGATATGGAACTAAAGAACCTGAAGCTATATTTGGAGAACCAAGGTATAATTGAAGAGAATGAGAAGCTGAGGAAAAAAGCTAGCCTTCTTCACCAAGAGAACTTAGCCTTAATGTATGAGCTTCAGAAGAAGTTCTCCTCTACCCTTGTTCACAAACACTGA